The Deinococcus aerophilus genome includes a region encoding these proteins:
- a CDS encoding transposase, which translates to MGKQRKTWPPELKEQIVLAVLRGEQSVAELARQHGAAESLIHKWRTQFLEAGRARLVGDHVDHGVKALEQENERLKSLLGEKELSLYIAKKARGL; encoded by the coding sequence ATGGGAAAGCAACGGAAAACGTGGCCACCCGAACTCAAAGAGCAGATCGTGCTGGCCGTCCTGCGCGGTGAGCAGTCGGTGGCGGAACTGGCCCGTCAGCATGGCGCCGCCGAAAGTCTGATCCACAAGTGGCGGACGCAGTTCCTGGAGGCGGGCCGTGCCCGCCTCGTCGGTGACCATGTCGATCACGGCGTCAAAGCCCTCGAGCAGGAAAACGAGCGGCTGAAAAGTCTGCTGGGTGAGAAGGAGTTGTCCCTCTATATTGCAAAAAAAGCCCGGGGTCTTTGA